In one Arenibacter antarcticus genomic region, the following are encoded:
- a CDS encoding nucleoside hydrolase, whose protein sequence is MQKQNNKLRTFKTLNFHKAIHLSLLQFIIPVFLFVQVPVEAQDKDMRLPIIIDADTANEVDDLYAIVRAIAEPKFNILGITSAQFHTSPLATDSSVYESQRINEKILRLMGQNAIPLPLGSNVPITNSAESANSPASNFIVGMAHKLPAGQKLNVVVLGSCTNVASAILEDPSIIPKLKVHYLGFWHNVKTNTYDKKEFNTGNDPKAVEILLNTEGLDLTIMTATTSQHLVFKKAEVEINLKNKGGISDYLINRWETYERWWTKEDLEKRSWIMWDVAIIEALAHPELSKTETFLTPTENTQRLINIHTEIDIEIMKTDFWQSLKKI, encoded by the coding sequence ATGCAGAAGCAAAATAATAAACTCCGGACATTTAAAACCCTAAATTTTCATAAAGCTATTCACCTCTCTTTGCTTCAATTTATAATTCCAGTATTCCTTTTCGTACAAGTCCCTGTAGAAGCACAGGATAAAGATATGCGTCTACCCATCATTATTGATGCTGATACGGCAAATGAAGTAGATGATCTTTATGCCATTGTACGAGCAATTGCAGAGCCCAAATTCAATATTCTAGGCATTACTTCAGCACAGTTTCATACATCACCATTGGCAACAGATAGTAGTGTTTATGAAAGCCAAAGAATTAATGAAAAAATACTTCGGTTAATGGGGCAGAATGCTATTCCGCTTCCTTTGGGGAGTAATGTACCCATAACGAATAGTGCAGAATCCGCTAATTCTCCTGCTTCGAATTTTATAGTTGGTATGGCGCATAAATTGCCTGCCGGTCAAAAATTGAATGTAGTCGTTTTAGGTTCTTGTACCAATGTTGCCAGTGCAATTTTGGAGGATCCATCCATTATACCAAAATTGAAAGTACACTATCTCGGTTTTTGGCATAATGTAAAAACCAATACTTATGATAAAAAGGAATTCAATACAGGAAATGACCCTAAAGCGGTAGAGATTCTTCTAAATACCGAAGGTCTAGATCTTACTATAATGACAGCAACTACGAGCCAGCACCTTGTGTTTAAAAAAGCAGAAGTAGAGATCAATTTAAAAAATAAGGGAGGTATCTCTGATTATCTGATAAACCGATGGGAAACCTATGAACGCTGGTGGACCAAAGAAGATCTGGAAAAGAGAAGCTGGATTATGTGGGATGTTGCTATCATAGAAGCACTCGCTCATCCCGAATTATCAAAAACCGAAACTTTTTTAACTCCTACAGAAAATACGCAGCGCTTAATTAACATCCATACAGAAATAGATATAGAAATTATGAAAACAGATTTCTGGCAAAGCTTAAAAAAAATATAA